In Vicinamibacteria bacterium, the genomic window ATTGCCGGATCTGCTCCTGCTCGGGAGTCAGACGAAAGTCCATCGAGGACCGCGACTATAGCACCCCTGGCCATCGAAAATACTCAGAGCCCCGCTCGGGGGGGCTGGGCTGTACTTTTTTATCGACTTCTTTTAACTGCTAGAGTGGTCCCGCGAGACCGAGCGTTGAAGCACTCACTCGAGACCTGGATCGGCATCCTGCTCACGCTCTGGGCCAGTGCGGCGGCGGGTGAGAACTGGCCTCAATGGCGCGGACCCACGGCGGACGGCGTTTCACCCGAAAAGAACCTCCCCCTGCACTGGAGCTCCACTCTGAACATCCTTTGGAAGGCCTCCCTTCCCGGCCGGGGAACGTCTTCGCCGATTGTCCAGGACGAGCTGGTGTTCGTAACCCTCCAGCTGGGCTCGGGACCCATCGATGGCCGAGGAGCCGAATTCCCCGAAGCGGTGGCGCCCCGCGCCGACGTGGTGCCAACCTTGCGCGTCACGCTCGTCGTGCGAGCCCTGGATCGTCGCGACGGGCACACGGTTTGGGAGCACCGGCTGGACGCGGGCGACAAGAACGCTCTTCCCGCCGTACACCCGAAGCACAACCTCGCAAGCCCGAGCGTCGTGACCGACGGCGAATCGGTGTTCGCCTGGATGGGTACGGGCCAGGTGTTGGCGCTCGATCTGAGGGGAAATCTCCGATGGGAAAAAGACTTTGCCCGGCAGTACGGTCCGTTCGACGTGTTGTGGGGCCACGGCAGCTCCCCCGCGCTCTATCGCGATCGGATCTACTTGCTTTGCGACCATCCGCGAGCTGCGTACCTGGTCGCATTGAACAAGAGCACCGGCGAAGAGATTTGGCGCGTCGAGCGCGGCGAGGGAATTCGGTCCTACACCACGCCCCTGGTCGTTCGTGGCCCGGGCGGCGACGAGCTCATCGTGAACGGCAGCGACCGCATCGAATCGTACGATCTCATGGATGGGAAATCGCTCTGGCACGCGGGCGAGCCCGTGACCCTCGCGATTCCAATCCCGGTCCACCGAGAGGGCGTCTTATACGCGAGCCGCGGCTACTCGAGCGGGCCCTATTCGGCCATCCGTCTCGGCGGGCGCGGCGACGTCTCCAAGACCCACGTTCTCTGGCACGTCCCCACGAGCGCGCCCTACGTCTCTTCCCTCCTCTTATATGACGGCCTGTTGTACATGGCCACCGAGCGCGGGGTCGTCTCGGCCGTCGACCCCGAAAGCGGCAAGACCGTTTGGCGGAAGCGGCTCGGTGCCGCATTCACCGCGTCGCCAGTGGCAGGGGACGGAAAGGTGTTCTTCCTCGACGAAGCGGGTGACGCCTTTGTCTTGAGAGCCGGCCCCCGCCCCGAGCTTCTCGCGAGAAACCCGATCGAAGAAAGGACGCTCGCTTCCCCCGCAATCTCGGGTCAGACGATCTTCGTTCGCACCGACCACCACGTCTTTGCTATCGGGAAAAAATAGACGCGAGCTAGACGCCGGTCGCGATCGAGTACATCCAATTGACGACCAATGCGGTGACGAAGGCGAGCCTCGTCGACAACGGGATTTGGTCAGGGAGCGCGGGAGGCGTTCGGCCGGCGAGCGTCATCGCCGCCGCCGCGACCCCCCCGCCGAGAAAGCCCATCCATCCGATTGCCGCCAGCGGATAGCGGGTCAGCGCTTCGAGAAAGTCGAGCCGGGCCAGAGCGAGCGCCGC contains:
- a CDS encoding PQQ-binding-like beta-propeller repeat protein; translation: MKHSLETWIGILLTLWASAAAGENWPQWRGPTADGVSPEKNLPLHWSSTLNILWKASLPGRGTSSPIVQDELVFVTLQLGSGPIDGRGAEFPEAVAPRADVVPTLRVTLVVRALDRRDGHTVWEHRLDAGDKNALPAVHPKHNLASPSVVTDGESVFAWMGTGQVLALDLRGNLRWEKDFARQYGPFDVLWGHGSSPALYRDRIYLLCDHPRAAYLVALNKSTGEEIWRVERGEGIRSYTTPLVVRGPGGDELIVNGSDRIESYDLMDGKSLWHAGEPVTLAIPIPVHREGVLYASRGYSSGPYSAIRLGGRGDVSKTHVLWHVPTSAPYVSSLLLYDGLLYMATERGVVSAVDPESGKTVWRKRLGAAFTASPVAGDGKVFFLDEAGDAFVLRAGPRPELLARNPIEERTLASPAISGQTIFVRTDHHVFAIGKK
- a CDS encoding DUF2752 domain-containing protein, translating into MSRSLAYLWGGVSLALILLSPWGAALAEALWPCTFKSLTGLPCPTCGTARAALALARLDFLEALTRYPLAAIGWMGFLGGGVAAAAMTLAGRTPPALPDQIPLSTRLAFVTALVVNWMYSIATGV